The Hordeum vulgare subsp. vulgare chromosome 4H, MorexV3_pseudomolecules_assembly, whole genome shotgun sequence genomic interval TCTAACGGTGTTTGTTACATCGCTACAGGATATTCATATAAGGGAGGAGTCACTAAAGAATGCTGAGCTACTCTTTCGCTGCTGGTGTCAATGATGTCCATTTTTCTAGTTATGATTCCTCTCTACAAAACAAAGAAATGCAGATGAGTAGTGAATTCATTGCACACAGTTTGGAAGAACACATCAGTATACATTTAATGAAATGGTTGTCTGCCCTTGTGCATATGACATGTATATATCTATAAGGCGTGCATGTAAAGTTTATATTACTCTATTTTTCTGCTCTCATTTATCTTATGTCGTTTTAGACTGGACATTTTTCTTACTCATACCCAAGGCACCAATAGAAGGAAGTTCCAGCAATGTAGAAATCACAACAATTGTCCGGTTTGAACTAATGCTAGCTATTTTGATATGTTCTTCATGTTAAAAAACCAGATATGTTCCTATTAGATTCTCCCCTTTTTATGTGAAAAATACTAACTAAATATTATTATTTGTAGGCTTAGAAGCATTATTAATGTGTCAATTTGACTTTGATTGTGATTGTTCTGAATGGATAATGCCCTTCTTGTAGTTTTCATTAGGCAATAAGAACCGCAATTGTAATGAGAAGCAACCTACAAATATTTACAATCTGTAAattaaagaaaaggaaaaaaatgcacTTGCtgacaaaaaaattattttgtagCAGTTTGCAACTCACTGAAGACTTGGCAATAAAGATAGAGGGGCAAACCTTATTGACCCGTGCCTTTATTTTAtgtttccgtggcaacgcacaggTATTGTTCTAGTCTATATAAGTTCGGAACAAAATCTACAGATACACTGATGTACATGTAAAAAAATTCAGAGTTGTCCAAAATATGAAAGCCAACAAAAGCACCCAGTTATGCGGAAATGCAATTCGGCTCCCGGAAGCATATGGGCCCAAAAAAAGttcgaaatgaaaaaaaaatcaagacaaaTTTTATTTGTGTATTTTGTCACATCCAAATGTTACCTGCGAATTTTGAGGCAAAAAGGTAAAACATTTTGGCTTGTGCAACAAAAACAAATTGAACACCAAAAGTTACCCTAAAATGACATCCTAAATTTGTTTTCTTGCTGATGAAACACCCTGCTCCTTATCACACGAAAATTGTCATCCATGTTTGCAACACTAATACAATCATCTACAAAGAAAATTAGATTTTTTTCCAGAATATTTAATACTTTTTCCGTAGTACTGTTCACCCAGGAGCATATATATGCTCCCGCGAGCCAAAACATCGCTCCCGCGTATTACATTTTCCGACTAAAGAGCACACACGGGGTTCGCTGTTTCGTTCACCCGAAATCACTGAGATAGTCAAGACAAGCATTTTTTTTCTTCAATAAAAAGCGCTTTATTGGTTAAAAGAATTAAATACTACATCCAGTTTCTACATAATTAAGATGCACAAAACCATAACCAAGTCTAAgtttcaaaaaaatagaaaaaggcgGAAtagaagtaatcatgtgaagattATATAACGCCTAACACATAAGAGGGTCAATCCAATAATCATGCTGCCGTCCCTATAGGATAAAAGTATCCCTTGCCGTTGCCTCCAAGCGTGCAGAGAAGCATAGAGCACTATAACAAGAATTCGACTGGCCGATAGACTGCAAGTGTTCGCTTGACCATACTCATCGCACTACAGAGAACTTAAAATACGCCAGCATAACCATTTCAGCTTTAACGTGTATCTTTACTCAAACAAGTTAAGAAAATGCTTGTTTAAGTGTAGTGACAGTAGGTAGGTTACATACGTGATTGCATTGCACGTTCAGATCTGTACAGCTACAACTAGTGCTTCTCATAAGTCAGGAGGGCTACTCTGCTGACGCGATGTGTTGCAGCATGAACGACCTTGTCTTGCCATCTGGTGTTAGCCCAATGCTCCGCATTTTTGTGTACACCTTCCTGGCTAATCTGATCTTGCCACGCAAACAAAGCCCGTGTATGACCGTGTTGTAGACCGAAGAATCAGGAGCGACCTCCTGCAATGTTCAGAACTATTCAGTTGGAGATGAATGGTGATTCTAAAGAACCAAAACCGTGGTCaagtttgacaaaataaaaaATGCTAGTGCCAAATCTCAAACGGTTAGCTTAGATGGTTACTGCTGATTTCCAGTAGGTATAGCCAAAATGTCATGCCAAAACTTCATCAAGGTTTATTTCAACTGTAACTTACAACCATAAAATGTATCAGTTCTTTTAGACTAGCAAATATGAATTCCAAAAAGTGAAGTAGAAAATAAAGACATGTGTGTCGAAGTGAATTTCATTTGTGCAAAGAGTATAAGTCCACTTGGAGCAACAAATTCTAGAAAAATAAGCACTCAGCACAGTTATGTGCATGAAGACTTCCTTTCATACTGCGGACAAAGGCTAAGATAATCAAAGCCTGGGCaagaagctatttgagattttcaTTGATCTTTTTTTCTCCATATGATCCATGAAATGGATTGGGTTCCACTATCATCGGATAACGAAACAAAGACCAGAAAGCGTCCATAGCGCAAAAGAAAAAAGCAAGATCGAATTCATCCACACGCTCGGGTCCCAAACGAAAGGCCCAACCACCGCATGCACCGCTAGCAGGAAGCTATTTAATATTTTCATTTAATCTTAGTATTATAGAACACTAAAGCATGGAACAACCTTACTACAGCAGACTACAGACTTATATCTCATCTTAATAGTGGAAGATTGCAACTATTCCATAATGCCAATGTAGCTTTGAAGAGAATCAAAGCACCAAATGTTTAGACACTAGAACACTAGAAAAGTCCGTAGTAATGTATGGAAATTCAAAATCATTATCAGCTAGCCtaacagaaataaaacaataaGGAACAAAATAGTACCTCCAGTATATCCTCTACTTCGTCCCAAAGAGATCCCCAAATACAAGCTCTTATGACAGATAAATGCGTGAATGTGTCTGGTGAGCACCTTTCATGAGTCATACGGTGGTACACTTTCAGAGCGACTTTTGGCTCACAAGCGATCTCACAAGCACGTATCACGTGATTGTAAGAGACTGCTGAAATTTGCAGTTCGCTTTTTTCCATCATCCACAACAATTGCAAAGCATGCTCCCATTGACCAAGTCTTTCACAAGACATCAAAGCTATGTTGTAGAGATGAGTGTTTAAGACTGATGGAtgcttggatttaattccttggAAAAGCTCGAGGGCGTCCCAGCATCGACCAGACCTATACAATGCTGACAGCAATGCGCTCCATGTATATTGATCAGGCTCAAGTCCTGAAGATGTTAGAAGATGGTACATCCTAAAGGCGAGCTCATCTTCACCAGCCTTCCCAAGTGAGTTGATAACCGAATTAAACACAATGATATTGGGCTTCATGCCAGCACTCAACATTCTCCTAAATGTGGCCAGCGCAAACTCCCACCTCCCTTCTTTGGTGCACGAGGCAATGATGGCCTTCATTATATCTTCACTGGGATCAAGCCCATCGCAGAGCATTTCCTCATAAGCAGCAATAGCTAACTCAGACTGTCCACATTGCACAAATGTGCTAACCAGCAAATCGTAAGTCATCAAGGTTCCACTTAAAGAGTTCTCAGCTAGCCTTCCCCACAGTTTCTCCACTTGCCTCCAGTCTTTCGCTCTTCCACATGCAGATATCATAGTGTTGTAAACAATCACATCAAGGGTTTCCCTCGATTCgttgcactcctcaatctcactgAACATTTGCAAAGCAGAAATATAGCCTTCGGTCCTTGCAACAGCCTTGAGTATCAAGGTGTATGTATGGCCGGTTGCCAATCCTTTCCCCTTCATGAATTCATACATCTTCATCGCATCCACGGAGGAACCTCTGCGGACAAAACTAGCCAAAAGGGAGTTGCAGGCATGCGAGTTGGGCTGAAGGCCAGACGCCAGCATTGAATCAAACAGCTCTATGGCACTCCTGACCTTGTTGGTTTGGCTCAGCTTCATCAACCTTCTAGACAACAATTCCTCGTCCCTCTCTTCCAGGAAGTGGAGCCTTGATCCCTCACGCTCGAATTTATCCACCGGCTCCGAAACTGACGCCGACGGCACGCTTCTCGCCCTCACAGGGTCCTTCTCCACGGCAGGCGGCCTCGCCGGACGCCGCCGGAGCCCGTGCCTCTGGTGGTAATCGAAACCAGCAGCGCCAGGCCGCTCATCTTCCACGCCCCGAATCCCCAACCCGGCCTCCTCCTGGCCGGTGACATCAGATTCGAGGACGCACGGAGCCGCTCTGCAAACACACGCCCCTCTCGCCATCACCACGCCTACACTTACCAGACGGGCGTCACCTCTGCTCCGGCCGCCGGTCCCTGGACGGATTCTCGTGCCCTGGCCGCCCTTCACGCTACGCCGGGGCAGCTCCTGGCTGAAGGAACCGCGGCTTGTGCTGCAGCCGCTCCAAACCGCAGCCATACCCGCGCCAAATGCAAATGGCAAATAGGGTACAGGGATTTCAATCACGAAACTCGAGGAGTGGACGGAGGAAGCCCGCCCACCGCATTGACGAACCTGCAGCCGGAGGGGCTCGCAgcgccgccgcgccgcgccgcgaaTGAACCCGCGCTCACGCGAGGGAAAAGGGAGATAAAAGGTTTTGGTGTCGATGCGCGGGGCTGGGGCGGGATGGGTGGAGATGAGGATGCGGGAATGGAGGGGAATCAATCGAAGCAGAGGCCTCGCGTTCCCCGACAGGCGCAACAGAGAAGCTCGCGCCTCCGGTGTGCTCCGGTTCCAAATTGTAGCCGGAGGAGGCTGAGGAGTGTGCCTTATCCCCTTTTCCCTTCTCTATCTttgcctccctctctctctttacaGGGCCCCAACGTTATATCCGTTTCTCATCAGATTTTTTGATATCCAAATATTGGACTTGAATTTGAATTCTCCAAGAAAGATTTATAAGCACTATATTGTTATAAAAAGGAAAAGCACCAAGACATTATGATTTTTTCATAGTAGACATGACAGTGATTATATTAAACTCTGACCGAAGCTCACCCCAAATGACTAGGGAAACAAGGTTGCCGATATGGTAGGGGGTCACAAGGTGCGGAGTTTCTAGCCAATAAAAACATGATAACAATGAACAGATATAGGACCAATGGCAACAACTATTGAGACGGGAAAAAGGATGACTGTCAGATTATTATTCGTCTCTATGCTATCGAAAAAGTCATGGTGGCTGATCGACGTCATCGTGAGTGTAGTATGAATTCATCTCAGTATCGAGTATTGGAGTGTTG includes:
- the LOC123449344 gene encoding pentatricopeptide repeat-containing protein At3g29290; its protein translation is MAAVWSGCSTSRGSFSQELPRRSVKGGQGTRIRPGTGGRSRGDARLVSVGVVMARGACVCRAAPCVLESDVTGQEEAGLGIRGVEDERPGAAGFDYHQRHGLRRRPARPPAVEKDPVRARSVPSASVSEPVDKFEREGSRLHFLEERDEELLSRRLMKLSQTNKVRSAIELFDSMLASGLQPNSHACNSLLASFVRRGSSVDAMKMYEFMKGKGLATGHTYTLILKAVARTEGYISALQMFSEIEECNESRETLDVIVYNTMISACGRAKDWRQVEKLWGRLAENSLSGTLMTYDLLVSTFVQCGQSELAIAAYEEMLCDGLDPSEDIMKAIIASCTKEGRWEFALATFRRMLSAGMKPNIIVFNSVINSLGKAGEDELAFRMYHLLTSSGLEPDQYTWSALLSALYRSGRCWDALELFQGIKSKHPSVLNTHLYNIALMSCERLGQWEHALQLLWMMEKSELQISAVSYNHVIRACEIACEPKVALKVYHRMTHERCSPDTFTHLSVIRACIWGSLWDEVEDILEEVAPDSSVYNTVIHGLCLRGKIRLARKVYTKMRSIGLTPDGKTRSFMLQHIASAE